One genomic window of Conger conger chromosome 9, fConCon1.1, whole genome shotgun sequence includes the following:
- the zgc:91910 gene encoding zinc finger protein 706-like has protein sequence MARGQQKIQSQQKNAKKAAEKKKQQGADQKTAAKAALVFTCPVCRTQMPDPKTFKQHFESKHPKSPMPPELADVQA, from the exons ATGGCTCGCGGGCAACAGAAGATTCAGTCCCAACAGAAAAACGCAAAGAAAGCGgcggagaagaagaaacaacagGGAGCAGACCAGAAAACTGCGGCCAAAGCTGCATTGGTCTTCACCTGTCCTGTTTGccgg ACCCAGATGCCAGACCCCAAGACGTTCAAGCAGCACTTTGAGAGTAAGCACCCCAAATCCCCCATGCCCCCCGAGCTGGCTGATGTGCAAGCCTGA
- the bmp8a gene encoding bone morphogenetic protein 8A, translated as MARDTSADTQTALCSGRPVGCNGGRGVSAGSSAGRRRFFPLLLSLPLLVLLGLGGLAEGGLHSSFLQRRLSVRERKEMQREILSILGLPGRPRPHPPLRPPSSAPLFMLDLYHAVSGEGEEAPGLGLNLDKLSHAALPTLSTHTPPLGTVVSEADTVMSFVNVVEQERDLLQQRPYWKEFRFDLTPLPQGEAVTAAEFRIYKTLSIGQRANRTLHISVYEILRENRHREPELVLLDMQSVPAGQEGWLAFDVTSASNRWLLHPRSNLGIRLYVETEEDRSLSAGWVGLVGRRGPRSKQPFMVTFFRASQGPCRSPRALRHNNQRKKKPKYDLPHPNRLPGIFDNNHANSGRQACKKHELYVSFGDLGWKDWVLAPEGYSAFYCDGECLYPLGSCMNATNHAMIQLVVHLMKPDEVPKACCAPTKLSPISVLFYDDNNNVILKRQRNMVVKTCGCL; from the exons ATGGCGAGGGACACCTCTGCTGACACTCAAACAGCGTTGTGCTCAGGCAGACCTGTCGGATGcaacggggggaggggggtcagtgCCGGCAGCAGCGCAGGGCGGCGGAGGTTCTTCCCGCTGttgctctccctccccctcctcgtGCTGCTCGGCCTGGGGGGTCTGGCAGAGGGAGGGCTGCACTCCAGCTTCCTGCAGCGCCGGCTGAGCGTGCGCGAGAGGAAGGAGATGCAGCGGGAGATCCTGTCCATCCTGGGGCTCCCCGGGCGGCCCCGTCCGCACCCCCCCCTGCGgcccccctcctccgccccgCTCTTCATGCTGGACCTGTACCACGCCGTGTCGGGGGAGGGCGAGGAGGCCCCCGGCCTGGGCCTGAACCTGGACAAGCTGAGCCACGCCGCCCTGCCCACCCTGAGCACCCACACCCCTCCGCTCGGGACCGTGGTCAGCGAGGCCGACACCGTCATGAGCTTCGTTAATGTGG TGGAGCAGGAACGAGACCTCCTGCAGCAGCGGCCATACTGGAAGGAGTTCCGTTTCGACCTGACGCCCCTGCCCCAGGGTGAGGCGGTAACGGCTGCTGAGTTCAGGATCTACAAAACCCTGAGCATCGGGCAGCGAGCTAACCGCACCCTGCACATCTCCGTCTACGAGATCCTGAGAGAGAACCGGCACAG GGAACCTGAACTGGTTCTGTTAGACATGCAGTCAGTGCcggcagggcaggagggctggcTGGCATTTGATGTGACCTCAGCCAGCAACCGCTGGCTACTGCATCCTCGCAGCAACCTGGGCATCAGGCTCTATGTGGAGACAGAAGAGG acCGCTCGCTGTCGGCGGGCTGGGTGGGGCTGGTTGGTCGCCGAGGCCCTCGCTCCAAACAGCCTTTCATGGTGACGTTTTTCAGAGCTAGTCAGGGCCCCTGCAGGTCACCTCGCGCGCTCAGACACAACAACCAACGCAAGAAGAAGCCCAAGTACGACCTGCCCCACCCCAACAGGCTACCAGGGATATTCG ATAATAACCATGCCAACAGCGGGCGTCAGGCTTGTAAGAAGCACGAACTCTACGTCAGCTTTGGAGATCTGGGCTGGAAG GACTGGGTTTTGGCACCGGAGGGCTACTCGGCTTTCTACTGCGATGGAGAATGTCTGTACCCCCTGGGATCCTGCATGAATGCTACCAACCACGCCATGATCCAGCTAGTG GTTCACTTGATGAAGCCAGATGAGGTTCCCAAGGCTTGCTGTGCCCCAACCAAGCTTAGCCCCATCTCTGTGCTCTTCTATGACGACAACAACAACGTCATCCTCAAGAGGCAGCGCAACATGGTGGTGAAAACCTGTGGCTGCCTGTAA